From one Parambassis ranga chromosome 5, fParRan2.1, whole genome shotgun sequence genomic stretch:
- the LOC114435397 gene encoding LOW QUALITY PROTEIN: uncharacterized protein K02A2.6-like (The sequence of the model RefSeq protein was modified relative to this genomic sequence to represent the inferred CDS: inserted 2 bases in 1 codon) has protein sequence MFTLYKIDELDVPAEEPFIETLTVNGIDTQFEMDSGCGVTVMNHSVFKTLGGKETPKLRPCRVRLRTYTGHRVKSLGAAVVKVQHKSLVKDLPVVVVAGSGPSLVGRYWIRRLGLQWSSVLKVHHVQEETPEEVQGSTEPQTYQGKEEILEEVLEDFSVVFKEELGSFKGPPAKIYVDKEAAPRFFKARPIPYAMRGRVEAELNRLLTQEVIEPVKHAEWAAPVVPVLKPDDTVRLCGDYKLTVNQISKLEQYPIPRIEDLFATLSGGQKFTKLDMSHAYHQIPLDEEAKKYVTINTHKGLFTYKVLPFGVSSSPAIFQRTMEGLLQGIPHVTIFLDDILLTGKDDKEHLQILAMVLKRLQEAGLRLKRAKCLFMKEEVMFLGHKVDATGLHPVHEKVKAIQEAPPPSNVTELKAYLGLLNYYNKFLPNLSTVLAPVHKLLQKDVNWQWGEAQKVAFERSKEMMQSAEVLVHYDPEKDIVLSCDASPYGVGAVLSHPXDGTERPIGFTSRTLNAAEKNYSQLDKEGLAVMFGIKRFHKYIYGRKFTIVTDHKPLLSLFSEMRAVPQMASPRIQRWAVTLRAYEYTIVYKEGRYHGNADALSRLPLQEKAEVERLEERVLMLESSDITLVTADQVKAWTDRDPVLSRVREVVNNGWSSKLQGEEFAPYEVRKQELSIQKGCVLWGSRVIVPKPGQEHVMRQLHQCHPGVSRMKALARSYVWWPKLDKEVEETVKGCKTCQEHRNIPAPAPLHPWDWPDKPWSRIHVDYAGPFMEKMFFVLIDAHSKWMDVYPVNSATSATTIECLRTSFSNHGLPELLVSDNGTCFTSAEFQDFLRKNGIRHVTSAPYHAASNGLAERGVQTFKRMMKKCSEGTLTAKVARVLFSYRVTPHTTTGLSPAELLLGRKLRCTLDSIHPDLSRRVKENQERQIKDHNKKAKGRWFKTGDSVLTQNFGLGPKWIPGIIESVTGPVSYKVMLGDGRVVRRHVDQIHTHHQRPGEGHNSQQAVLVQPSQAEEQNEAWLEAEEVVLSGDKWEEPAAIEAVGNSETEQQTVTITTPVRRQ, from the exons ATGTTCACACTGTACAAAATAGATGAACTGGATGTACCTGCAGAAGAGCCATTTATAGAGACGTTGACAGTAAATGGGATAGACACACAGTTCGAGATGGACTCAGGTTGTGGGGTTACAGTAATGAACCACTCGGTATTCAAAACCTTAGGGGGAAAAGAGACACCAAAGCTACGCCCATGTCGAGTGAGACTCCGTACATATACGGGACATAGAGTAAAAAGTTTGGGAGCAGCTGTGGTTAAGGTGCAGCACAAAAGCCTAGTGAAAGACTTACCGGTGGTAGTTGTAGCAGGTTCAGGCCCCAGTCTGGTAGGTAGGTACTGGATTAGGAGGCTAGGGTTACAGTGGAGCTCAGTACTCAAGGTCCATCACGTCCAGGAAGAGACCccagaggaggtgcaggggaGCACGGAACCCCAAACTTACCAGGGAAAAGAAGAGATCTTGGAGGAAGTACTGGAGGACTTTAGTGTAGTCTTCAAAGAGGAACTGGGGAGTTTCAAAGGCCCGCCAGCAAAAATATATGTGGACAAGGAAGCAGCGCCCAGGTTTTTTAAAGCCAGGCCAATCCCATATGCCATGAGAGGAAGAGTTGAGGCTGAACTCAACCGTCTTCTAACCCAGGAGGTTATTGAACCTGTAAAGCATGCTGAGTGGGCAGCGCCTGTGGTCCCGGTGTTAAAACCTGATGACACAGTAAGACTGTGCGGGGATTACAAATTGACTGTAAATCAGATCTCCAAACTGGAACAATACCCAATCCCCAGAATCGAGGACCTGTTTGCTACACTTTCAGGTGGACAGAAGTTCACCAAGTTGGATATGAGTCACGCCTATCATCAGATTCCCTTAGATGAGGAAGCCAAGAAGTATGTGACTATAAATACTCATAAAGGGTTGTTCACATACAAAGTGTTACCTTTTGGTGTTTCATCAAGTCCAGCGATATTCCAACGGACCATGGAGGGACTGCTGCAGGGCATTCCTCATGTAACCATCTTCCTAGATGACATCCTCCTCACAGGCAAAGATGATAAAGAACATCTACAGATTCTGGCCATGGTGCTAAAACGGCTACAGGAAGCTGGTCTCCGACTAAAAAGGGCAAAGTGCTTATTCATGAAAGAGGAAGTGATGTTCCTGGGTCACAAAGTGGATGCAACAGGATTGCACCCAGTCCATGAGAAGGTGAAAGCCATCCAAGAGGCACCACCACCTTCAAATGTGACAGAGTTAAAGGCATATCTAGGACTGTTAAACTATTATAACAAGTTCCTGCCAAATCTGTCAACTGTTCTCGCCCCAGTGCACAAACTTCTGCAAAAAGACGTAAACTGGCAGTGGGGAGAGGCACAAAAAGTGGCTTTTGAAAGATCAAAAGAAATGATGCAGTCTGCGGAAGTGCTGGTGCATTATGACCCAGAGAAGGACATTGTGCTGTCATGTGACGCATCACCATATGGAGTAGGTGCCGTGTTGTCACATCC AGATGGAACTGAGAGACCCATAGGATTCACTTCACGAACATTGAACGCGGCTGAGAAGAACTATTCCCAACTAGATAAGGAAGGACTAGCAGTGATGTTTGGAATAAAACGTTTCCACAAGTACATTTATGGTCGGAAATTCACTATAGTGACAGATCACAAGCCCTTGTTGTCACTTTTCAGTGAGATGCGGGCCGTACCACAGATGGCCTCACCCAGAATCCAAAGGTGGGCGGTAACCTTGAGAGCCTATGAATACACAATAGTGTATAAGGAAGGGAGGTATCATGGCAATGCAGATGCTCTGAGTCGCCTTCCTTTACAAGAGAAAGCAGAAGTGGAAAGGCTGGAAGAGAGAGTTCTCATGCTGGAGAGTTCTGACATTACGCTGGTGACAGCTGATCAAGTGAAAGCATGGACAGACCGAGATCCTGTACTCTCGAGGGTGCGGGAAGTGGTAAACAATGGCTGGTCATCCAAACTACAAGGGGAGGAGTTTGCCCCTTATGAGGTGAGGAAACAGGAACTCAGCATCCAGAAGGGGTGTGTGTTATGGGGCTCGAGAGTGATTGTGCCAAAGCCAGGTCAAGAACATGTTATGAGGCAGCTTCATCAGTGCCACCCAGGAGTGTCCAGGATGAAAGCACTGGCTAGGAGTTATGTGTGGTGGCCAAAGCTGGACAAAGAAGTGGAGGAAACGGTAAAGGGTTGTAAAACCTGTCAAGAACACCGCAACATCCCTGCACCAGCTCCATTACACCCCTGGGATTGGCCTGACAAACCGTGGAGCCGCATTCATGTGGATTATGCTGGACCGTTtatggaaaaaatgttttttgtgcttATTGATGCACATTcaaaatggatggatgtgtaCCCAGTGAACTCTGCCACTTCAGCCACCACAATTGAGTGCCTGCGTACCAGTTTCAGTAACCATGGACTGCCGGAGTTGCTGGTGTCTGATAATGGCACTTGTTTCACCAGCGCTGAATTCCAAGACTTCTTAAGAAAGAATGGTATTCGTCATGTGACCTCTGCACCCTACCATGCTGCCAGCAATGGATTAGCAGAGAGAGGGGTACAGACATTCAAGAGAATGATGAAGAAATGTTCAGAGGGCACACTGACAGCCAAAGTAGCTAGAGTGTTATTTAGCTACAGAGTGACTCCTCACACCACAACAGGTCTATCTCCAGCAGAGCTGCTTCTCGGGAGGAAGCTACGTTGCACCCTGGATTCCATTCATCCTGACCTAAGCAGGAGGGTGAAGGAAAACCAAGAGAGGCAAATTAAAGATCACAACAAAAAGGCAAAGGGACGGTGGTTCAAAACAGGTGACTCCGTGCTGACCCAGAACTTCGGTCTAGGACCCAAATGGATCCCAGGAATTATTGAGTCTGTGACTGGACCAGTGTCCTACAAGGTGATGCTGGGTGATGGGAGAGTGGTGAGGAGACATGTGGATCAAATTCACACTCATCATCAGAGACCAGGAGAAGGCCACAACAGTCAACAGGCTGTTTTGGTTCAGCCCAGTCAAGCCGAAGAACAGAACGAAGCATGGCTGGAAGCTGAGGAGGTGGTTCTCAGTGGTGACAAGTGGGAGGAGCCGGCAGCTATTGAAGCTGTAGGCAATTCAGAGACTGAACAACAGACTGTCACTATTACCACTCCAGTGAGGAGACAGTGA